In one window of Electrophorus electricus isolate fEleEle1 chromosome 15, fEleEle1.pri, whole genome shotgun sequence DNA:
- the LOC113569721 gene encoding multidrug and toxin extrusion protein 1-like: protein MARSTSRAEGLSTEPDTKMFCWQCWKRCLPQAYRGELYHILRMTGPLLACRFLNFLLFFVVTMFCGRLGNTVLAGYGMASATINVTTAATGLGLALACDTLVSQTFGSKNLLQVGVILQRGILILLLFCLPCWALLINTQSLLLCLGQEPEVARIAHLYVVTFLPAVPAMYLYQLQLSYLQNQGVILPQMYTSVLANIMNVIANYVLLFWWDLGVHGSAVANSFGQVFICFALFAYIRLKKLHVHTWGGWSAESLQDWGAYMKLAIPSTLMTCFEWWIYEIGGFLAGMLGEVDLAAQHVVIMLAYINYMIPLGLQGVACVRVGNALGAGDTAGAILTSKVSLTCGAVLAIIQGLVLGSTKTVIGFMFTSDETIAELVSQLMSIYCPLQFFNGILCVGMGVVLGTGQQKIAAIANLLGYYGIGLPLSVALTFPAKLHVAGFWLGLLVAVFLLAIFFIVVIFKLNWKKMTEEAVDRAGMGKKSTARHQELRSSHRLSDSFFQAMSNGEMQNGPSYQAMSYQVQDEKKTVSEAQERLRADQEDEKRTAPLSTSQLVIRRGLTTLAATLVLAVGTAVHLFLPLPELDPATNSTLVWENFTSPSPLTPQTLSV from the exons ATGGCACGTTCTACGTCCAGGGCAGAAGGTCTTTCCACGGAGCCCGACACCAAGATGTTCTGCTGGCAATgctggaaacgctgcctccccCAGGCTTACAGAGGGGAGCTGTACCACATCCTGCGCATGACGGGACCCCTG CTTGCGTGCCGCTTCCTGaatttccttcttttctttgtgGTCACAATGTTCTGCGGCCGTTTGGGGAACACAGTGCTGGCGGGATACGGCATGGCGTCTGCT aCAATAAATGTGACGACCGCAGCAACTGGATTGGGTCTTGCTTTGGCGTGTGATACGCTGGTTTCACAG ACGTTTGGGAGCAAGAACCTGCTGCAGGTGGGGGTGATTTTGCAGAGAGGCATTCTGATCCTGCTTCTCTTCTGCCTGCCCTGCTGGGCCCTGCTCATCAACACCCAgtccctcctcctctgcctggGACAGGAGCCCGAGGTGGCCAG GATAGCACATCTCTACGTTGTCACTTTCCTCCCTGCGGTCCCA GCCATGTATCTTTACCAGCTACAGCTGTCTTATCTGCAAAACCAG GGTGTGATTTTACCTCAAATGTACACATCTGTGCTGGCCAATATCATGAATGTGATAGCTAACTACGTTCTGCTGTTTTGGTGGGATCTTGGTGTACA tgGGTCTGCAGTAGCCAACAGTTTTGGCCAAGTTTTCATCTGCTTTGCTCTGTTTGCTTACATTCGCCTAAAGAAACTCCATGTCCACACATGGGGAG GCTGGTCCGCCGAGTCACTGCAGGACTGGGGTGCCTACATGAAGCTAGCCATTCCTAGTACATTAATGACATGCTTTGAATGGTGGATCTATGAGATCGGTGGATTCTTAGCAG GAATGTTAGGAGAGGTAGACCTTGCAGCTCAACATGTGGTCATAATGCTGGCATATATAAACTACATG ATCCCATTAGGCCTGCAAGGtgtggcgtgcgtgcgtgtgggcaACGCACTAGGAGCTGGAGACACAGCTGGAGCCATCCTCACTAGCAAGGTTTCTCTCACCTGCGGag CTGTTCTGGCCATCATTCAGGGTCTTGTGCTGGGGTCCACTAAAACAGTCATTGGCTTCATGTTCACCTCAGATGA GACCATAGCAGAGTTAGTCTCTCAACTCATGAGTATCTACTGCCCCCTTCAGTTCTTTAACGGAATTTTG TGTGTTGGTATGGGAGTTGTCCTAGGCACAGGGCAGCAGAAGATTGCAGCCATTGCCAATCTGTTGGGTTACTACGGCATTGGCCTTCCACTAAGCGTCGCTCTCACTTTTCCTGCCAAGCTCCATGTCGCAG GCTTCTGGTTAGGCCTTTTGGTTGCTGTCTTTCTGCTGGCAATATTTTTCATTGTCGTCATCTTCAAATTAAACTGGAAGAAAATGACAGAGGAG GCTGTCGACCGTGCTGGAATGGGAAAGAAAAGCACAGCAAGGCACCAAGAGCTTCGATCCAGCCACCGACTCTCTGATAGCTTCTTCCAAGCAATGAGTAACGGAGAG ATGCAGAACGGGCCCAGCTACCAGGCCATGAGCTATCAGGTCCAGGACGAGAAGAAGACCGTCTCAGAGGCCCAGGAGAGGCTGAGAGCGGACCAGGAGGACGAAAAAAGAACAGCACCGCTGTCCACCTCTCAGCTCGTCATCAGGAGAGGCCTGACCACTCTCGCTGCCACCCTCGTCCTCGCCGTGGGGACGGCCGTCCACCTCTTCCTGCCCCTGCCTGAGCTGGACCCTGCGACCAACAGCACTTTGGTCTGGGAGAACTTCACATCTCCTTCTCCGCTCACCCCACAGACATTATCTGTTTGA